DNA from Cutibacterium acnes:
TTAGGCCAGGCTCTTGCCCAGGCCTTGGGGGATAAATGCGGTATCACGCGTTTTGGTGACGCCGTGGTTCCCCTCGACGAGGCGCTTGCCCAATGCGTTGTCGACGTTGCCGGACGACCGTGGGTGGTGTGTTCGGGTGAACCTGAGGGGCAGGCGTACGCTCGTATTGGTGGTTCTGGCGTGCCCTACCCGGGTGCGATGACCTACCACGTTGTGCAGTCCTTAGCTTTCAACGCCGGTCTGTGCGTCCACCTGCGTCTGCTGGCAGGACGCGACCCCCACCACATCTGCGAGGCCGAGTTCAAAGCGCTGGCCCGAGCGCTGAGAATTGCGATAGCACCGGATCCCCGTAATGCCGGTCGCGTCCCCAGCACTAAAGGCGCTCTCAATGTCTGATCCGGTGCGAGTCGGCATTATCGACCATGGATCAGGAAACCTTCACTCCGCTAGACGTGCATTGCGTCAGGTAGGTGCCGAAGTGATCGTTTCCAACGACCCGAGTGCCTTACTCGATACCGACGCTCTCGTCCTCCCCGGAGTGGGAGCGTTAGCGGCGTGTATGACAGGGTTGCGGGCTATGGGCGGGGCGCGTCTTGTCCGTCAATGGGTTGACGAGGGACGACCTCTGCTGGGTATCTGCGTGGGCCATCAGATGCTTTTCGAGCGAGGACGTGAACGCGACGTTGACGTCAAGTGCCTTGGTGTTCTTCCTGGTGTCGTTGAGGAGCTGCCGGCAGAGCGACTGCCCCATATAGGGTGGAACACGGTGATACCGGCCGCCGACTCAGCCTTATTTCAGGGCGTGCAAGAGAGGTTCTACTTCGTCCATTCCTATGGTGTGGTCGTTACCGGACCTCACGACCACTTCACCACTGCGACCCATCAGGGAGCCACCTTTGTCGCAGCCGCAGAGTATGGTTCGGTGACGTCCACGCAGTTCCATCCTGAAAAGTCGGGGACAGCAGGTCTCGCTCTGCTCACACGCTGGCTGAATCAGCTGAGTTGATAGCCTGATTCTGTGACCGGAGAACTCACGCTGTTTCCAGCCGTTGATGTCCAGGGCGGTCGTGCCGTCCAGCTGCAACAGGGGGTGGCCAGTTCTGAACGGGCATTTGGCGACCCTCTCGATGTCGCTCAGAAGTGGCAAGGCCTGGGAGCCCAATGGATTCACCTGGTTGACCTTGATGCTGCCTTCGGACATGGATCCAATACGAAGATCATCAGCAGCGTCGTTGAGCAGTTGGACATTAACGTTGAGGTTTCGGGTGGTATCCGAGATCAAAGGAGTCTCGAGTCCGCGTTGTCCGCTGGCGCGACCCGGGTCAATATCGGTACCGCTGCCCTCGAGGACCCTCAATGGTGTGACGAAGTCGTCGGGCGTTATGGCGAACAAGTAGCAATCGGCTTAGACGTGCGTGGCGATCAGCTGACGGCTCGTGGATGGACGCGCGAGGGCGGAAAGGTTCTCGACGTTCTGGCGCGCTTGGAGGACGCCGGGTGTAGGCGATACGTCGTTACCGACGTCGCCAGTGATGGCATGCTAACCGGCCCTAATTACGAGCTTCTGGGGCGGATTTGCGCTCGTACCCAAGGCAAAGTTGTCGCTTCAGGTGGTATTGCCACGCTGGAGGATTTGCGACGCCTGCGCGGTTTAGTCCCGATCGGTGTTGAGGGCGCGATCGTCGGGACGGCTCTGTACGTCGGCAATTTCACCTTGCCTGCGGCCTTGGATGTGTGCCGGGCCCCCATCCCGGCTGATTCATCCCCGATGCCTCCTACCGACTGAGCATCGATTTATCGTGGTTTTTCTTCCTCTGATTCGTTCTCAGACGGGGAGTGTAGACTGTCCTATTGTGTGCGTAGGCTCGTCCTGCGCCGGATGCTTAGCCCCGCTGGGCCAATAACTGCGACATTCGAGGAAGGGAGACACCGTTCATGAGCGGTCACTCCAAGTGGGCCACCACCAAGCACAAGAAGGCGGCCATTGACGCCAAGCGCGGCAAGCTTTTCGCTCGCCTGATTAAGAATATTGAGGTGGCCGCCCGCCTCGGGGGTGGAGACCCGTCGGGCAACCCGACCCTCTACGACGCCATCCAGAAGGCGAAAAAGAGCTCGGTTCCTAACGACAACATCACCCGTGCTGTGAAGCGTGGGTCTGGTGAGGGCGCTGACGCCGTCAATTACGAGACGATTATGTACGAGGCCTATGGCCCCGCTGGCGTTGCCATCCTTATCGAGTGCCTGACTGACAATCGCAATCGCGCCGTTTCTGACGTCCGCGTGGCCGTTACCCGCAACGGCGGAACCATGGCTGACGGCGGTTCTGTGCAGCGTCTGTTCCAGCGCAAGGGTGTTGTCTCGGTCTCGAAGACCTACGAGGTTGAGGAGGGCCGCAAGACAGAGACCCGTGAGGTGGATGAGGACCAGCTCATGGAGGCAACCATCGACGCTGAGCCTGAGGACATCGTTGATGAGGGCGAGGTCTTTGAGATTATTTCGGATCCGAGCGCTGTTGTTGATGTCCGTAAAGCCGTCCAGGATGCCGGTATTGATTACGACTCCGCTGAGGTGTCGTTCAAGCCAGACTTCACCCAGCGTGTCGAGCTTGAGGACGCCCGCAAGCTTTACAGGATCCTTGATGCTCTCGAAGATCTCGATGACGTCCAGAACGTGTTCTCCAACGTTGATATCCCCGCCGAGGTTGCAGCAGCTCTTGACGAGGAGGAGTGAGCATTCCAAAGTCGACCCCCGACCCGCGTGTTACAAGGGTCATGGGGGTCGACCCTGGTTTAACCCGATGCGGGGTTGGCGTCGTTGAAGGTGGGTTAGGATCGCCTCTGAAGCTCATTGCCGTGGGCGTCATTCGTACTCCTGCCGACCTCGATCATGCACACCGACTACTGCGCATCCACGACGGGCTGGAGGAATGGCGTGACCACACCCGCCCGGATGCCGTCGCTGTCGAGAAAGTGTTTGCCCAACACAACCGCAATACAGTAACTGGTACCGCTCAGGCAGCCGGAATGGCGATGATGATTGCCGCCCGGCATGGTCTTCCGGTCGCTCTTCACACTCCAAGTGAGGTTAAAGCGGCAATCTCGGGTTCAGGACGAGCCGATAAAGCCCAGGTGGGCTTCATGGTGGCACGGGTGTTGCGGCTATCGGCGCCTCCCAAGCCTGCTGATGCTGCCGACGCTGTCGCTTTGGCGATCTGCCACCTGTGGCGTGGCGGGGCGGCTCGTCGCATTGAAGCCGCTGTGGCTACGCAACGACGCGGTCGGCGTGTACCCCGTTCTTGGAAGGACCTAGCCCGGTGATTTCCCATTTTTCCGGCATGGTTAGTGCCGCTGGCCCGACGTGGGTCGTCCTTGACAATCATGGGGTTGGTATCAAGGTGCTGTGCCCTCCTGCCACAGCTGCGAGTGCTCGCATCAACCAAGATATGTCCCTGCACACCTCCCTGGTTGTGAGAGAGGAGTCCCTGACTCTTTACGGGTTCGTCGAAGCTGATGATCGCGATGCTTTTGAGCTGGTGCAAACCGCGTCGGGAGTCGGTCCCAAATTAGCTGCAGCGATTATGAGTGTCCTTGATGCTGCTCAGCTAGCCACGGCGATAACCGAAGAAGATGACGCAACTCTATGCCGCGTTCCCGGAATTGGTCGCAAGGGTGCGGCGAAAATGATCCTGGAGCTCAAGGACAAGGTCGCAGCCCTTACCCCACGTGGAGCTTCGGTGAGCGGAGCGACCCATGTGGTCGCACCGTGGCGGGAACAGGTGGCGGAAGGGCTGGTCGGCTTGGGCTGGTCGGCTAAAGACGCGGAGAAGGCCGTCGACAAGGTGGCTGCTCTCAAGGAAGCCGATCCAGCTATGACCATCGGCAACCTCATGCGAGCGGCATTGCGTAGTTTGGCGCGGTGACATGTCGGATGCCTCTGGCAGACTGATAAGAGTCGTCAGGAAGGAGAATGTCGGTGGAACGCTCGCCCGTCGATCCGTCGGCCGAACCCCCTGAAAAGGCTGAAGAAGCAGCTCTACGTCCTGGCGCGCTGGCAGAGTTCGGAGGACAACAGCGAGTCGCCGATCAACTAGGTCTGGTCCTTGCCGCGTCGAAGTCCCGTGGTACGACCCCCGACCATGTTCTGCTGTCGGGGCCGCCAGGTCTTGGGAAGACGACCTTGGCCATGATTATTGCCTCCGAAATGTCGGCACCAATCCGTATTTCCTCGGGTCCTGCCATTCAGCACGCTGGGGATCTGGCTGCGATCTTGTCCTCGTTAGTACCCGGCGAAGTGTTCTTTCTTGACGAGATCCACCGGATGTCCAAGCCTGCCGAAGAAATGCTTTACCTGGCTATGGAGGATTTCCGGGTCGACGTTGTTGTGGGTAAAGGGCCGGGAGCTACCGCGATTCCGATTGAGATCCCACCGTTCACCCTGGTGGGGGCAACAACGCGAGCTGGGCTGCTTCCGGGGCCGTTGCGTGACCGCTTCGGCTTTACTGCCCAGCTTGACTACTACGAGGTAGCTGATCTCGAACGGATCGTGACGCGATCGGCCGGGGTCATCGGAGTTGAGCTTGCTGAAGGTGCGGCACACACGATTGCGTCGCGGTCTCGCGGTACGCCCCGTATCGCGAACCGCTTGCTGCGACGGGTCCGTGACTGGGCAGACGTTCATCATGAGTCTCCTGTGACGCCGCAAGGAGCCGAGACCGCCCTTGACCTCTACGAGGTTGATCCGTTGGGTCTGGACCGCCTCGACAGGGCGGTTCTCCATGCGGTGTGTCTAAAGTTCGGGGGCGGGCCGGTAGGCTTGTCAACCCTTGCTATTAGCGTGGGGGAGGAGCCACAGACGGTTGAGGAAGTTGCTGAACCTTTCCTGGTACGACTTGGTTTTCTCATGCGCACCCCGAGGGGCCGCGTCGCTACTGATCGAGCTTGGCGACATCTCGGCCTTGAACCACCTCCCGACAGTTCCGGTGAGGGGCTGTTCTGACCACATTGACCGAGTCGGGGTAGCATGACCCCGGTCACACCCGAAGACAAGGAACGTTTTATGCCTCTTCTCGCTAGCCCGCTGGGCGGATTCATGCCCCTGCTGATCATTTTTATCGTGCTCATTGGTTTCACGTTGTGGCAGGGTAAGCGGCAGGTCAAAAAACAGCAGGAGGAGCGCGTTCAACTCGAGTCACGTCTTGAGGTTGGTACTCGCGTCGTGCTGAGCAGCGGCCTGTTCGTAACCATTACCCATATCGGGGACAAACAGGCCGTGGTTGAGCTCGCCCCGGGCGTTGAGGTGAGCGTTCTCAAGCAGGCGATTGTTCGGCCCGCTGGTGACGAGGAGGAGTTCGCGTTCGCTGACGACGTCCCGACCGAGAACTCCACGGTTCATGACGATGTCGCTACCGAATCGGCGAATGATGTGCTGACCTCTCCCGAGGCGTCGGCTGTAAATGCTCATACCTCTGACGAGCAGCCGCAGGCCTGATATCCACCAAGATCAAGGAATTTATTCGACGTGGCAACGAAAAAGCGAACACACCATCCGGGTAGAACCCTGGTGATCTTCCTGGTAATCATCATTGTCATGTACGTGCTCATGGGAGTTATGCGTACTTGGTCACCCAAGCTCGGCTTGGACCTCAGGGGAGGCACCTCCGTTACTCTGACAGCCAAGACCGAAGACGGCAAAGCTCCGTCAGCGACGAGTCTCGAGCAGGCCCGTCTCATCATCGGGCAGCGAGTGAACGCGCTCGGAGTGGGCGAGTCGTCGGTCAAGACGATGGGTGATCGCAACATCGTCGTGTCGGCCCCGAACGTCGAGAGCTCCAAGCTTGTGGAGATGGTCGGTCAGACCGCTCAACTTGGATTCCGTATGGTTTATGCAGAGGAACCAGTGAGCCAGAAGAGCCCGACCCCCGGAAAGGCAAAGCCATCTGCACCATCTGCCCTTCCTACTGTTGAGCCCAGTGCCAGCGCCTCGGCTGCCCCAGATGCGTCTGCTAGTTCCAAGGGTGGTACCACATCCAGTGCTTCGCAGTACAACGAGAAGGATCCTCAGTCGGCTGCCAAGATGGTAAAGGCTGCCGAGGAGTGGAAGCCCACGCCCGAAGATCAGAAGGCCTTCGAGGACTATAAGTGTGCGAAGTCGGTTGATTCGCCAGGTGATAAGCCACTCGTGACCTGTGATCGTGAACGCACCATGAAATATTTGTTGTCCCCGGTCGCCATTACCGGCACCCAGGTCGTCAGTGCTGATTCAGGCATCCCGCAGGGGCAGTTGTCCTACGTGGTTAACTTGAAATTCAATTCCATTGGCACCACCTCGTTCAGTGACGCTACGACATACCTGTGTTCTAAGATGAGCCCACAGAATCAGTTTGCGGTCGTCCTCGATGGTAAAGTTATCTCTTCCCCGCAGCTCAACGGCAATACCGGCACGTCCTGCCCGATTAACGGTGGCGAGGCTCAGATCTCTGGTCACTTCACCCAAAACAGCGCGGCTGATCTCGCCAACGTCTTGAAATACGGTGCTCTTCCTCTGTCGTTCGATATTTCCAGCGTCGACAACATTTCGCCCACCCTTGGGGGTGAGCAGCTTCGAGCTGGCATTATCGCTGGCATCATTGGCCTTATTCTGGTCGGCGGCTACTGCTTGCTGTACTACCGGGGCCTGGGATTGGTGACCCTCGGCTCCCTCGTCATTGCCGGTATCACTACCTACGCAGCCATGGTGTTGCTCGGCGAGGCCGTCGGATTCACCCTTTCGCTGGCTGGTATCGCCGGCGCGATCGTGGCCATCGGCGTGACAGCAGACTCCTTTATCGTTTACTTTGAACGCATCCGAGACGAGATCCGCGAGGGTCGTACACTACGTACGGCTCTTCAGACTGGTTGGGCAAAGGCCCGGGGCACGATCCTCATGGCTGACGGCGTGTCCCTATTGTCTGCCATCGTCTTGTTCGTGCTGTCTGTAGATCAGGTGAAGGGATTTGCCTTCACTCTCGGTCTGACCACAGTGATCGACCTCATTATTTGTTTCTTCTTCACCCATCCCATCGTGACCGTGTTGGGACGCACAAGGTTCTGGGGACAAGGTCGACGCGGTTCTGGCCTCGAGGCGGAGCATATGGGCGTGACTGAGAGCCAGCTGCTTGGTCGGAGAAGCAGACGATCTGCTTCAAGAGCAAAGCGCACCATCGAGTCGGAGGAGGCCTGAGATGACTGACGACATGAACGCCCAGACGTCGTCTGTTGCCACAAAGCGTCCTAGTGATGGCGCGACCGGCAAGAAGCGCAAGCGTAGCTTCACTCATGCCCTGTACACCGGTGAGATCTCCTACGGGTTTATCCAGCGCCGCAAGGTCTGGTACACCATCACTGCAGTCGTCATCATCATCTCGTTTATCGGCCTGCTAGTACGCGGTCTGAACCTCGGTATTGAGTTCAAGGGTGGCGTGCAGTTCCGAGCTCCGGCCCACGTTGCTACCTCTACTATTGACGACGTCCGAAAGTCGGTGCTGTCCTCGGGTGCTCCCGATATGGACGCAACCGAGGTCGTCAGCCTCGGCTCCGATGCTGTCCAGGTGCAGACTCGGGCTCTTAACAATGACGAAACTACGAAGGTTCAGGAGGCCATTGCTAAGGCCACCGGGACGAAGATGAGCTCGGTCACCTACTCTAAGGTCGGCAGTCAGTGGGGTGAGCAGATCACCGGCAAGGCCATTAAGGCGTTGGTCGTATTCCTGGTCTTGGTGATGCTGCAGATTTGGGCCTATTTCCGGCATTGGAAGATGTCTATTGCTGCTTTGGTGGCCCTTTTACACGATCTCATCGTCACCATCGGTATCTATGCGTTGGTTGGATTCACGGTTTCACCGTCAACAGTCATTGGTGTGCTAACGATTCTGGGCTATTCGTTGTACGACACCGTCGTGGTCTTCGACAAGGTGCGCGAGAACGTCCAGGACATCGACAAGCGTGATTACACCTTTGCTGAGGGCGCTAACCGAGCCGTCAACCAGGTGCTGGTGCGGTCTATTAACACCACCATCGTGGGCGTGCTACCTGTCGCCGCGCTGCTCTTCGCTGGTGCCTTTGTGCTGGGGTCCGGGCCGCTCGAAGACCTTGGTCTGGCCCTGTTCGTCGGAATGATCGTTGGTGCCTACTCTTCGATCTTCATTGCAACCCCGGTGTTTACCCAATTGCGTGAGCACGAGCCAGCCATGAAAGAGCACACCGCGCGTGTTTTGCGTCGTCGTGAGCGGGCCGCTCAGAAGGCACCACGGGTAACCGGTGAGACCGTTGCCGCGGAAGGTCCACGCGACGTTACGACTATCACCGGGAGCGATCGTCACCAGCCACGTCGTTCTACCCGTGCCGAGAGGAAGAAATGACCTACTGTAAGGACCTCATTGCCAGCCTGATCCGGGATGTCCCGGACTTTCCGGAGCCCGGGGTCACTTTTAAGGACATCACTCCGCTACTGGCAAATCCCAATGGCTATGCGGCTGCGATCTCTGAACTCGTAGACACTGCTTCTCGTGACGTGGACGTCGTCCTCGGTATGGAGGCACGTGGATTCATGTTCGCCGGGCCGGTAGCTCTCTCCCTCGGAGCCGGATTTGTTCCTGTCCGCAAACCCGGGAAACTTCCTGGTGACGTCTACTCTCAGTCATTCGTGCTGGAGTACGGCTCTGCGACCCTGACAGTCCATCAGGATGCGGTGCAGCCCGGTTCCAAGGTGCTCATCGTCGATGACGTCCTCGCGACAGCCGGCACAGTTCGCGCTACGGCCTCCCTCGTGGAGCAGTTGGGCGCAGAACTGGTTGGTGTATCGGTACTCATAGAGCTGTCGGCGCTGGGCGGTCGCGAGAAACTCGATCGCGCCGGAATCGGTCCTGTCAACGCAGTTCTCACAATCTGATCATGGTCTCGGAATCACCCGAATCCTCGGGGCGCCATAGCGTCTTCGAACAGACCGCTCTGGTCAAGCTTCCATTCAAAGCGACTGAACCTTTTTGGGAGCTGGTTAAGCGGTTGGCCTGGTCGGCGGTATTGCTGCTGATCAGTACGTTGATTGTGTGGGTCGATCGAGACTCGTATGTTGATTCCACCGCTGGAGACGGCGTCTCGCTCATTGACGCCTTTTACTATTCAACGGTCACCGTCACCACCACGGGTTACGGTGACATCACCCCAGTCGCGCCGCATGCGCGGCTCATTAACGCCCTCATCATCACGCCGCTACGCATCACTTTCCTGGTGCTGTTAGTTGGTACCACCCTTGAGATGCTGGCCAATGAGGGGCGACGCGGCCTGCTCGATAGTGCTTGGAGGAAGCGTATGAGGAATCACACCGTCGTCATTGGGTATGGCACGAAAGGTCGAAGCGCGGTCAATACGTTGCGTAACCACGATGTCCCCGTCGAGAAGATCGTCGTCATTGATTCCCGCCCCTCTGCTGTAGCTGAGGCCAACCGGTCTGGGCTGGCCGCCTTCGAGGGAGACGCCACTCGCCGTGATCTCTTGAGGCGAGCTGAGATTAGTAAGGCGCGGGAGGTCGTCATTACCCTCAACCGAGACGACTCGGCGATTCTGACGACGCTGACGGTGCGCCAGCTCAACCCGCGTTGTCACATCGTTGTTTCCGGTCGAGAGGACGAGAACCTCCCGTTGCTGCGCGAATCTGGTGCCGACGCTGTCGTCACATCTGCTGACGCGGTGGGACGATTGCTTGGGCTGTCGTCGGTTAACCCGTACGTTGGCACCGTCGTAGACGATTTGTTATCCAGTTCCAAGGGCATGGAAGTCGTTCAGCGAATGGTCTCCGAGAGCGAGGTGGGCGCACGTCCAGCCGATATTCAAAACGAACGGGTGCTAGCCGTCATTCGAAACGACGTGCTGCGCAACTTCTACGATCCTTCGGTGGGTCAGCTGCAGGCCGGTGACGTCATCGTGGTCGTGCGCAAAGCGGTTCCACGTCGCCATGAATCACAAACTGAAAGCGACCTGGTGCGCTGAGAACAGCGCTAGAGGACTGACTTTGCTGTCAGCGCTGGTTGCACCTAGCCCTCGGGCAGCACACTCAACCGACACTGAGACGCGGCATACCACTAGAATGAGAGGTCTAGCTTGCCAGGAGGTGACGCGATGACCGACGATAGCGTCTATGGCCCGTACGGTTCGGGCAAGGGAACCCTGGGCAAGCCGAAGCCCGGCCAACAGCGTCCCCAGCCCCGTATGCGGATGCGCGAGCGCATTGTCCGGTGGGGGACGCCGAAACCACCAGCACCGACGCAAAGCGTCACGGATCCCTTAATTTCGGTAGTGCTGGCCAACCACCCCAAGGCCGACACCGCTATCATCGAGCGGGCATATCGCACTGCTGAGCATTACCACCGCGGACAGTCTCGTAAGTCTGGTGACCCCTACATCACACATCCACTTGCAGTGACGATGATCCTCGCTGAGCTTGGCATGGACGAGCGGACTCTATGCGCCGGCCTCCTGCACGACACCGTCGAAGACACGTCCTACACCAACGAACAGCTCACTGCTGATTTCGGTGAAGAAATCGCCCTTCTCGTCGATGGGGTCACTAAGCTCGACAAAGTCCAATATGGGGATTCTGCGAAAGCTGAGACCATTCGCAAGATGGTCATCGCGATGAGCCGAGATATTCGGGTTCTCGTCATCAAGCTGGCAGATCGGCTGCATAATATGCGCACGTTAGGGTTTCTACGTCCCGATAAGCAAAACCGTATTGCCAAGGAAACCCTCGAGATTTTCGCCCCGCTAGCTCACCGCCTTGGGATGAATGCCATCAAGTGGGAGCTGGAAGACCTGTGCTTCTCCACCCTTAACCCGAAGCTCTACGACGAGATCGTCCATATGGTTGCGGAGCGGGCTCCGCAACGGGAAGCCCAACTCAAAGATGTCATCACAATCGTTCGTCAGGACCTTGACGAAGCAGGCATCAAGGCCATCGTCTACGGACGACCGAAGCATTACTACTCGATCTATCAAAAGATGGTGGTACGGGGCCGGGATTTCTCTGACATCTACGACCTCACCGGTCTGCGCATCCTTGTCGACACTCCACGCGATTGTTACGCAGCCCTCGGTGTCATGCACGTGCGATGGAACCCTCTTCCGGGTCGGTTTAAGGACTACATCGCGATGCCCAAGTACAACATGTACCAGTCTTTGCACACCACGGTGTTGGGGCCGGGCGGCCAGCCGGTCGAGTTGCAGATCCGCACTCACGAGATGCACCGGCGTGCTGAGTATGGTGTAGCAGCCCACTGGAAGTATAAGGAAAACCCCAATGCTGTCGGTCGGGGGATTCAGCCTGACGGCACAGATCTTTCGTGGGTGCAGTCTCTCAACCAGTGGTCCAAGGAGGAATCTGATCCCAGCGAGTTCCTGGACTCGCTGCGCTTCGAGATTAACTCTCGCGAGGTGTATGTCTTTACCCCCAAGGGCGATGTTATGAGCCTTCCTCAGGGCGCCACTCCGGTTGACTTCGCCTATGCCGTCCATACCGAGGTTGGTCACCGCTGTATTGGCGCCAGGGTGAACGGCAAACTTGTCACCCTCGATACCAAACTTAACAACGGCGACGTCATCGATATCCTCACGTCGAACGCGCCTGATGCGAGTCCCAGTCGTGACTGGCTGGGGTTCATCGCTTCTCCCCGTGCTCGTTCCAAGATTAAGTCTTACTTCACTAAGGAGCGCCGCGAGGAGTCCATTGAAGCCGGCAAGGACGCTATCGCAAAGCAGCTACGTCAAGCCGGTGTGCCGTTACAGTCGTTGCTAACTGTCGAATACCTCACCGCGGTGGCCGACGACCTCCGGGTGCCCGGCATCAACGCCTTGTATGCGGCGGTAGGAGAGCACAACGCCAGCGCCCAGTCCGTCGTCGAGAAGCTCATCGCGTTGGGTGGCGGCCCGGAAGAGGCTACCGCTGACGTCGAGGAAGAACTGGCGGTTGGCGTCAAGGCGCCGCGTCGTCGTCGCAGTAGCGAAACTGGGGTTATGGTCGACGGCGACCCGGATATGCTCGTCAAGCTGGCTCGGTGCTGTACCCCGCTGCCCGGCGATCCCATCATGGGGTTCGTGACGCGCTATGACGGGGTTTCAGTACATCGAACGGATTGCTCCAATGCCAAGAATCTTCTTGAGCACCCGGAGCGCATCGTTTCGGTGTCGTGGTCTGATGATCGGCAAGAGAGCTATCAGGTCACTATCCAGGTGGAAGGCCTTGATCGTGCCGGTTTGTTGGTCGATACCTTTCGGGTTTTCGCCGAGCAGGGGGTAAGCGTCATTTCAGCCAATATGAGTACCTCAAAGTCTCATCTCGCTCGATTGCGGCTTACCTTCGAAGCCCCCGATCCGACTCACCTCAAGCACCTTACTGAGTCGATTCGTCGAATCTCGGGAGTTTACGACGTCTTCCGTGTAAAGTCTTGAAGGTTGCCCAGAACACCAACGGCCCCGGATCTGGGAAGTGTTCCGAGGCCGTCAGCGGTGACCATCAGGCGCTAAACTCGTCGAGTGCCTTCTGAGCCTCGTCGAGCCAGGTCTGGTAGGTCTTGATCGATTCGCGAGCCTTGTCGGCATCCTTAGTACGACCAGCGGCCTCAGCTTTCTCGACCTGGGCGTTCAGCTTGTCGATGTGGGCGCTGAACATATCGACGGTGGCGCGAGCACGTTCGCGAGCCTGCGGATCGGTGCGTTTCCATTCGGCTTCCTCAGCGGAGTGGACCTGACGCTCCAAGTCACGGACGCGGGCGTCAATACGTTTCATGGCGTCGCGAGGAACTCGACCAACCTCATTGAATTTTTCGAGGAATGCGCGGAGCTTGACCTTGGCCTCTTCAATGTCCTTGACGGGCAGAATATCCTTTTCTGCTTCGTCAAGGAGCTGCTCTTTGACCTCCTGGTTACCGCGGTATTCTTCGTCCTGCTGGCTTTGAGCCGCGGTGCGGGCATCGAAGAACGTGTCCTGGATAGCGCGGAACTCCTTCCAGAGCTTGTCATCGACATCGCGGGGAGCAGGTCCGGCGGCCTTCCATCGGTTCATGAGGTCGCGGAACTGGCGAGAGGTCTCGCCCCAGGCGGTCGACTCGGCCAGCGGACGAGCCTCCTCAATGATGTGC
Protein-coding regions in this window:
- a CDS encoding adenine phosphoribosyltransferase; the protein is MTYCKDLIASLIRDVPDFPEPGVTFKDITPLLANPNGYAAAISELVDTASRDVDVVLGMEARGFMFAGPVALSLGAGFVPVRKPGKLPGDVYSQSFVLEYGSATLTVHQDAVQPGSKVLIVDDVLATAGTVRATASLVEQLGAELVGVSVLIELSALGGREKLDRAGIGPVNAVLTI
- the secD gene encoding protein translocase subunit SecD, which translates into the protein MIFLVIIIVMYVLMGVMRTWSPKLGLDLRGGTSVTLTAKTEDGKAPSATSLEQARLIIGQRVNALGVGESSVKTMGDRNIVVSAPNVESSKLVEMVGQTAQLGFRMVYAEEPVSQKSPTPGKAKPSAPSALPTVEPSASASAAPDASASSKGGTTSSASQYNEKDPQSAAKMVKAAEEWKPTPEDQKAFEDYKCAKSVDSPGDKPLVTCDRERTMKYLLSPVAITGTQVVSADSGIPQGQLSYVVNLKFNSIGTTSFSDATTYLCSKMSPQNQFAVVLDGKVISSPQLNGNTGTSCPINGGEAQISGHFTQNSAADLANVLKYGALPLSFDISSVDNISPTLGGEQLRAGIIAGIIGLILVGGYCLLYYRGLGLVTLGSLVIAGITTYAAMVLLGEAVGFTLSLAGIAGAIVAIGVTADSFIVYFERIRDEIREGRTLRTALQTGWAKARGTILMADGVSLLSAIVLFVLSVDQVKGFAFTLGLTTVIDLIICFFFTHPIVTVLGRTRFWGQGRRGSGLEAEHMGVTESQLLGRRSRRSASRAKRTIESEEA
- a CDS encoding potassium channel family protein; protein product: MVSESPESSGRHSVFEQTALVKLPFKATEPFWELVKRLAWSAVLLLISTLIVWVDRDSYVDSTAGDGVSLIDAFYYSTVTVTTTGYGDITPVAPHARLINALIITPLRITFLVLLVGTTLEMLANEGRRGLLDSAWRKRMRNHTVVIGYGTKGRSAVNTLRNHDVPVEKIVVIDSRPSAVAEANRSGLAAFEGDATRRDLLRRAEISKAREVVITLNRDDSAILTTLTVRQLNPRCHIVVSGREDENLPLLRESGADAVVTSADAVGRLLGLSSVNPYVGTVVDDLLSSSKGMEVVQRMVSESEVGARPADIQNERVLAVIRNDVLRNFYDPSVGQLQAGDVIVVVRKAVPRRHESQTESDLVR
- the secF gene encoding protein translocase subunit SecF; the protein is MTDDMNAQTSSVATKRPSDGATGKKRKRSFTHALYTGEISYGFIQRRKVWYTITAVVIIISFIGLLVRGLNLGIEFKGGVQFRAPAHVATSTIDDVRKSVLSSGAPDMDATEVVSLGSDAVQVQTRALNNDETTKVQEAIAKATGTKMSSVTYSKVGSQWGEQITGKAIKALVVFLVLVMLQIWAYFRHWKMSIAALVALLHDLIVTIGIYALVGFTVSPSTVIGVLTILGYSLYDTVVVFDKVRENVQDIDKRDYTFAEGANRAVNQVLVRSINTTIVGVLPVAALLFAGAFVLGSGPLEDLGLALFVGMIVGAYSSIFIATPVFTQLREHEPAMKEHTARVLRRRERAAQKAPRVTGETVAAEGPRDVTTITGSDRHQPRRSTRAERKK
- a CDS encoding RelA/SpoT family protein, with amino-acid sequence MTDDSVYGPYGSGKGTLGKPKPGQQRPQPRMRMRERIVRWGTPKPPAPTQSVTDPLISVVLANHPKADTAIIERAYRTAEHYHRGQSRKSGDPYITHPLAVTMILAELGMDERTLCAGLLHDTVEDTSYTNEQLTADFGEEIALLVDGVTKLDKVQYGDSAKAETIRKMVIAMSRDIRVLVIKLADRLHNMRTLGFLRPDKQNRIAKETLEIFAPLAHRLGMNAIKWELEDLCFSTLNPKLYDEIVHMVAERAPQREAQLKDVITIVRQDLDEAGIKAIVYGRPKHYYSIYQKMVVRGRDFSDIYDLTGLRILVDTPRDCYAALGVMHVRWNPLPGRFKDYIAMPKYNMYQSLHTTVLGPGGQPVELQIRTHEMHRRAEYGVAAHWKYKENPNAVGRGIQPDGTDLSWVQSLNQWSKEESDPSEFLDSLRFEINSREVYVFTPKGDVMSLPQGATPVDFAYAVHTEVGHRCIGARVNGKLVTLDTKLNNGDVIDILTSNAPDASPSRDWLGFIASPRARSKIKSYFTKERREESIEAGKDAIAKQLRQAGVPLQSLLTVEYLTAVADDLRVPGINALYAAVGEHNASAQSVVEKLIALGGGPEEATADVEEELAVGVKAPRRRRSSETGVMVDGDPDMLVKLARCCTPLPGDPIMGFVTRYDGVSVHRTDCSNAKNLLEHPERIVSVSWSDDRQESYQVTIQVEGLDRAGLLVDTFRVFAEQGVSVISANMSTSKSHLARLRLTFEAPDPTHLKHLTESIRRISGVYDVFRVKS